One region of Haladaptatus cibarius D43 genomic DNA includes:
- a CDS encoding GNAT family N-acetyltransferase, producing MPGPVFLSGDRIDLRTIEEEDLDFLQATVNDRAVRQYLGHRLPVNVHQEQEWFEERASDDDHTHLLICRDEEPMGTVGLHPKDSTGVNGEIGILLAEEFWGEGYGTEASRLITDYGFRERRHHRIMARVFSGNVGSARIWEKLGFRHEGTYVEAEFLDGDYVDVEFYAILKKEWFDREAET from the coding sequence ATGCCCGGCCCAGTTTTTCTCTCCGGCGACCGAATCGACCTCAGAACGATTGAGGAAGAAGACCTCGACTTTCTCCAAGCGACCGTCAACGACCGTGCGGTTCGCCAGTATCTCGGCCATCGCCTGCCAGTCAACGTCCACCAAGAACAGGAGTGGTTCGAAGAGCGCGCCTCCGACGACGACCACACCCACCTCCTCATCTGCCGGGACGAAGAACCGATGGGAACCGTCGGACTCCACCCGAAGGATTCGACCGGCGTCAACGGCGAAATCGGTATCCTTCTCGCCGAAGAGTTCTGGGGCGAGGGCTACGGCACCGAAGCCAGTCGGCTCATTACCGACTACGGTTTCCGCGAACGCCGCCACCACCGCATCATGGCCCGCGTTTTCTCGGGGAACGTTGGGTCGGCGCGAATTTGGGAGAAACTCGGCTTCCGTCACGAAGGCACATACGTCGAAGCGGAGTTTTTGGACGGCGACTACGTCGATGTCGAGTTCTACGCGATTCTGAAAAAGGAATGGTTCGACCGAGAGGCAGAGACGTAG
- a CDS encoding 50S ribosomal protein L40e produces MASFDAAEKRTLEKMICMRCNARNPKRAQQCRKCGYSNLRPKSKESRSA; encoded by the coding sequence ATGGCCAGTTTCGACGCCGCGGAAAAACGAACGCTCGAAAAGATGATCTGCATGCGCTGTAACGCCCGCAATCCAAAGCGAGCACAGCAGTGCCGAAAATGCGGCTACAGCAACCTCCGCCCGAAAAGCAAAGAGTCGCGAAGCGCGTAG
- a CDS encoding DUF367 family protein: MKLHVRYEGDDDPKKCTARKLARFDLTELHRSNRATPYGIVLNPHAEQALSPADREESHNLVALDCSWESAGKALFEMPGVHRALPFLVAANPVNYGKPFQLNTVEAFAAGLCILGERAHAEEILSKFNWGETFLELNEEPLRRYADCVDSSEVVTVQQEYLDAGESDGSDE, encoded by the coding sequence GTGAAACTCCACGTCCGGTACGAGGGTGACGACGACCCGAAAAAATGCACGGCCCGGAAGCTCGCGCGATTCGACCTCACGGAACTGCACCGTTCGAACCGGGCGACACCCTACGGAATCGTGCTCAATCCGCACGCGGAGCAGGCGCTTTCGCCAGCGGATAGAGAGGAAAGCCACAATCTCGTCGCACTCGACTGTTCGTGGGAGAGCGCCGGAAAGGCCCTATTCGAGATGCCCGGCGTGCACCGCGCACTCCCGTTTCTCGTCGCGGCGAACCCCGTCAACTACGGGAAACCGTTCCAGTTGAACACCGTAGAAGCGTTCGCCGCAGGATTGTGTATCCTCGGAGAGCGAGCGCACGCCGAGGAAATCCTCTCGAAATTCAACTGGGGCGAGACGTTTCTGGAGTTGAACGAAGAGCCACTTCGTCGGTACGCCGACTGTGTGGATTCGAGCGAGGTAGTGACAGTACAACAGGAGTATCTGGACGCGGGCGAGTCGGACGGTTCCGACGAGTGA
- a CDS encoding nuclear transport factor 2 family protein, with the protein MNSEVVVRGYYDAIDAHDYETFEGLLTPDVVHERPDRTIEGRATLVTFMRDDRPNKQTTHEIAEISANGAKAMVEGRLLDSDGEQLFAFEDEFSIADGRIAKIRTRTR; encoded by the coding sequence ATGAACTCCGAGGTGGTCGTTCGCGGCTATTACGACGCCATCGACGCACACGATTACGAGACGTTCGAGGGACTGCTCACGCCGGACGTGGTTCACGAGCGCCCGGACAGAACCATCGAGGGCCGGGCAACGCTCGTGACGTTCATGCGCGACGACCGCCCGAACAAGCAGACGACGCACGAGATTGCCGAGATTTCTGCAAACGGCGCGAAAGCGATGGTCGAAGGTCGTCTGCTCGATTCCGACGGCGAGCAACTGTTCGCGTTCGAAGACGAATTTTCGATTGCGGACGGTCGAATTGCGAAAATCCGAACTCGAACTCGGTGA